The following coding sequences lie in one Dehalococcoidia bacterium genomic window:
- a CDS encoding VOC family protein yields the protein TNLNHFCLVIADEALEPVAEHLRGRGVDVYTGPARRWGAHGNGVSVYFRDPDGNEIEVRSYAAGALERLAQASAPAH from the coding sequence ACGAACCTGAACCACTTCTGCCTGGTGATCGCGGACGAGGCTCTGGAGCCGGTTGCCGAGCACCTGCGCGGCCGCGGCGTCGATGTCTACACCGGGCCGGCGCGCCGTTGGGGAGCGCACGGCAACGGCGTCAGCGTCTACTTCCGCGATCCAGACGGGAACGAGATCGAGGTGCGCAGCTACGCGGCCGGGGCGCTGGAGCGGCTGGCCCAGGCAAGCGCCCCTGCTCATTGA